In a single window of the Bradyrhizobium erythrophlei genome:
- a CDS encoding GNAT family N-acetyltransferase, whose translation MNAISLITIRRARRDDVGAIVRMLADDPLGSARERIEEPLPPSYFRAFEALEHASHIQLVVAEDGEGAVVGCLQLCILPGLSSQGASRGLIEDVRVAAQCRSRGIGEQLVQWAVSEARAKNCKLVELLTHRTRVDAQRFYVRLGFQPSHVGMTLRF comes from the coding sequence ATGAACGCAATATCCTTGATAACCATCCGGCGCGCCCGCCGTGACGACGTCGGCGCCATCGTGCGCATGCTGGCGGACGATCCGCTTGGCAGCGCGCGCGAACGGATCGAAGAGCCGCTGCCGCCGTCCTATTTCCGGGCGTTCGAAGCGCTCGAACACGCTTCCCATATCCAGCTTGTGGTCGCCGAGGACGGTGAGGGTGCCGTGGTCGGCTGCCTGCAGCTCTGCATCCTGCCGGGACTGAGCTCGCAGGGCGCCTCGCGCGGCCTGATCGAGGACGTTCGCGTCGCCGCGCAGTGCCGAAGCCGCGGCATCGGCGAGCAACTGGTGCAGTGGGCCGTCTCGGAGGCGCGCGCCAAAAATTGCAAGCTGGTCGAACTCCTGACGCATCGCACCCGCGTCGATGCACAGCGGTTCTACGTCCGACTCGGATTTCAGCCGAGCCATGTCGGCATGACCTTGCGATTTTGA
- a CDS encoding phosphoserine transaminase — translation MTAAKPALRPNVPHFSSGPCAKRPGWNPQNLKDAALGRSHRAKIGKARLKLAIDLTREVLEVPADYKIGIVPASDTGAVEMALWSLLGARPVTTIAWESFGEGWVSDIVKELKLKDVTRLHAGYGDIPDLSKADPASDIVFTWNGTTSGVRVPNADWISADREGLTICDATSAAFAQKLDWAKLDVVTFSWQKALGGEAAHGMLVLSPRAVARLESYTPAWPLPKIFRMTKGGKLNQGIFEGETINTPSMLCVEDYLDALNWGKSVGGLKALIARADANTKVLADWKAKTPWIDFLAKDPAVRSNTSVCMKVVDPAITSLTADAQSDFAKKLVALVEKEGAGYDFAHYRDAPAGLRIWCGATVEASDVALLTQWIDWAFAETKSTLAKAA, via the coding sequence ATGACTGCAGCAAAGCCCGCTTTGCGGCCCAACGTGCCGCATTTTTCCTCCGGCCCCTGTGCCAAGCGCCCCGGCTGGAACCCGCAAAATCTCAAGGACGCCGCGCTGGGCCGTTCGCATCGCGCGAAAATCGGCAAGGCCAGGCTCAAGCTCGCGATCGATCTGACGCGCGAAGTGCTTGAGGTCCCCGCCGACTACAAGATCGGCATCGTGCCGGCGTCCGATACCGGCGCGGTCGAAATGGCGCTGTGGTCGCTGCTTGGCGCGCGGCCGGTGACCACGATTGCCTGGGAATCCTTCGGCGAAGGCTGGGTCAGCGACATCGTCAAGGAATTGAAGCTCAAGGACGTCACGCGGCTGCATGCCGGCTATGGCGACATTCCCGATCTCTCCAAGGCCGATCCGGCTTCCGACATCGTCTTCACCTGGAACGGCACCACTTCGGGCGTGCGCGTGCCCAATGCCGACTGGATCAGCGCCGATCGAGAGGGCCTCACCATCTGCGACGCCACCTCGGCGGCGTTCGCCCAAAAACTCGACTGGGCCAAGCTCGATGTGGTGACGTTCTCGTGGCAGAAGGCGCTCGGCGGCGAGGCCGCGCATGGCATGCTGGTGCTCAGCCCGCGCGCGGTGGCGCGGCTCGAAAGCTACACGCCGGCCTGGCCGCTGCCGAAGATCTTCCGCATGACCAAGGGCGGCAAGCTCAACCAGGGCATCTTCGAAGGCGAAACCATCAACACGCCGTCGATGCTGTGCGTCGAGGATTATCTCGACGCGCTGAACTGGGGCAAGTCGGTCGGCGGCCTCAAGGCCCTGATCGCGCGCGCCGACGCCAACACCAAGGTGCTCGCCGACTGGAAGGCGAAGACGCCGTGGATCGATTTCCTGGCCAAGGACCCGGCTGTTCGGTCGAACACCTCGGTGTGCATGAAGGTGGTCGATCCCGCGATCACGTCGCTGACGGCGGACGCGCAGTCGGATTTTGCCAAGAAGCTGGTCGCCCTGGTGGAGAAGGAAGGCGCGGGCTACGATTTCGCGCATTATCGCGATGCGCCGGCCGGCCTGCGCATCTGGTGCGGCGCCACGGTGGAAGCCAGTGACGTCGCGCTGCTGACGCAGTGGATCGACTGGGCCTTCGCGGAAACCAAATCCACGCTCGCCAAGGCGGCGTAA
- the serA gene encoding phosphoglycerate dehydrogenase: MPKPKVLISDALSPAAVQIFKDRGIEVDFQPNLGKDKDKLAEIIGNYDGLAIRSATKATAKIIEKATRLKVIGRAGIGVDNVEIPAATAKGIIVMNTPFGNSITTAEHAITLMLALAREIPQADASTQAGKWEKNRFMGVEITAKTLGVIGCGNIGAIVADRALGLRMKVIAFDPFLSPERARDIGVEKVELDDLFKRADFITLHTPLTEKTKNIIDAAALAKMKKGVRIINCARGGLVDEQALVDALNSRQVAGAAFDVFVEEPATSNVLFGHPNVICTPHLGAATTEAQENVALQVAEQMSDYLLTGAISNAVNFPSITAEEAPKLKPFIELAEKLGSFAGQLTETGILKVQITYEGHVAEMKIKALTSAVLSGLLRPMLGDVNVVSAPVVAKERGMVVDEIVRAAQSDYESLITVTVVTERQERSVSGTVYADGKPRLVDIKGIRVDAEFGKSMIYVTNEDKPGFIGHFAGLLGDARINIATFHLGRNKPGGDAIALVEVDGAVPSAVLAKVQALPQVKQAKALTF, encoded by the coding sequence ATGCCCAAACCCAAAGTTCTCATTTCCGACGCACTCTCTCCCGCTGCGGTGCAGATCTTCAAGGACCGCGGCATCGAGGTCGATTTTCAGCCCAATCTCGGCAAGGACAAGGACAAGCTCGCCGAGATCATCGGCAATTACGACGGCCTCGCGATCCGTTCCGCCACCAAGGCCACCGCCAAGATCATCGAAAAGGCGACGCGGCTGAAAGTCATCGGCCGCGCCGGGATCGGCGTCGACAATGTCGAGATACCGGCCGCGACCGCCAAGGGCATCATCGTGATGAACACGCCGTTCGGCAATTCTATCACCACGGCCGAACACGCCATCACCCTGATGCTGGCGCTGGCGCGCGAAATTCCGCAGGCCGATGCCTCCACGCAGGCCGGCAAGTGGGAGAAGAATCGCTTCATGGGGGTCGAGATCACCGCCAAGACGCTGGGCGTGATCGGCTGCGGCAACATCGGTGCGATCGTCGCCGACCGCGCGCTTGGCCTGCGCATGAAAGTGATCGCGTTCGACCCGTTCCTGTCGCCGGAGCGCGCCAGGGATATCGGTGTCGAGAAAGTCGAACTCGACGATCTGTTCAAGCGCGCCGATTTCATCACGCTGCATACGCCGCTCACCGAAAAGACAAAAAACATCATCGATGCGGCGGCGCTGGCCAAGATGAAGAAGGGCGTGCGCATCATCAATTGCGCGCGCGGCGGTCTGGTTGACGAGCAGGCGCTGGTCGATGCGCTCAATTCCCGGCAGGTCGCCGGTGCCGCGTTCGACGTCTTCGTCGAGGAGCCGGCCACGTCAAACGTGCTGTTCGGCCATCCCAACGTGATCTGCACCCCGCATCTGGGAGCTGCCACCACCGAAGCCCAGGAGAACGTCGCGCTGCAGGTCGCCGAGCAGATGTCGGACTATCTTTTGACCGGCGCGATTTCCAACGCGGTCAACTTCCCCTCGATCACGGCCGAAGAGGCGCCCAAGCTGAAGCCGTTCATCGAGCTTGCCGAAAAGCTCGGCTCGTTCGCGGGCCAGCTCACCGAGACCGGCATCCTCAAGGTGCAGATCACCTATGAGGGCCACGTTGCCGAAATGAAGATCAAGGCGCTGACCTCGGCGGTGCTGTCGGGCCTGCTGCGGCCGATGCTGGGCGACGTCAACGTCGTCTCCGCGCCTGTCGTCGCCAAGGAACGCGGCATGGTGGTCGACGAGATCGTGCGCGCGGCGCAGAGCGACTACGAGAGCCTGATCACGGTCACTGTCGTCACCGAGCGGCAGGAGCGTTCGGTGTCGGGCACGGTCTATGCCGACGGCAAGCCGCGGCTGGTCGATATCAAGGGCATCCGGGTCGACGCCGAGTTCGGCAAGTCGATGATCTACGTCACCAATGAGGACAAGCCGGGATTCATCGGCCACTTCGCCGGCCTGCTCGGCGATGCCAGGATCAACATCGCGACCTTCCATCTTGGCCGCAACAAGCCGGGCGGCGACGCCATCGCGCTGGTCGAGGTCGACGGCGCGGTGCCTTCAGCGGTGCTCGCCAAGGTGCAGGCGCTGCCGCAGGTCAAGCAGGCCAAGGCGCTGACCTTTTAA
- a CDS encoding ABC transporter substrate-binding protein — translation MDSAACALAAAMLFVAPFAQAASNKVVIGDIDDMSGLYADVIGEGGVEAVKMAIADFGGTVLGNKVEFMVTDHQNKPDVGAQKFREWADRDGLTMVLGGSNTGVSLALATVAKEKKTPFFAIGAAGASLTGKDCTPYTIHYAYDTTALGNGTATTMVKEGGKSWFFLTADYAFGTQLQEAAAKVVEANGGKVVGAVRVPLSASDFSSFLLQAQNSGAQVLGLANAGNDFTNSLKAFDEFGLSKTMKPAALLAFLSDIHALGLKTAQGLYLTTGWYWDLNDKTRAFSKRYFEKTKREPTMNQAAYYSATLTYLNAVKAANSTDPDKVMAELHKTTIDDMFASGGKIRADGLMEHEMYIMQVKKPEESKYPWDYYRLVQTMSGEEAFGKPGDSACPLVTH, via the coding sequence ATGGATTCGGCGGCGTGCGCGCTTGCCGCTGCAATGCTTTTTGTTGCACCGTTTGCCCAGGCAGCCTCCAACAAGGTGGTGATCGGCGACATCGACGATATGTCGGGACTTTATGCCGACGTCATTGGCGAAGGCGGTGTTGAAGCCGTCAAGATGGCGATTGCGGATTTCGGCGGAACGGTGCTCGGCAACAAGGTCGAGTTTATGGTCACGGACCATCAGAATAAGCCCGACGTCGGCGCGCAGAAATTTCGTGAGTGGGCGGATCGCGATGGCCTGACCATGGTGCTTGGCGGTTCTAACACTGGCGTCAGCCTCGCCTTGGCGACTGTCGCGAAGGAAAAGAAAACGCCGTTCTTTGCGATCGGTGCAGCCGGCGCTTCGCTGACCGGCAAGGATTGTACGCCCTACACGATTCACTATGCGTACGACACCACGGCACTCGGCAACGGCACCGCCACAACCATGGTCAAGGAGGGCGGGAAAAGCTGGTTCTTCCTGACCGCCGACTACGCATTCGGAACCCAGCTTCAGGAAGCCGCCGCCAAGGTCGTCGAAGCCAATGGCGGCAAGGTGGTTGGCGCGGTGCGCGTGCCCCTCTCGGCATCGGACTTCTCAAGTTTCCTGCTTCAGGCCCAAAATTCGGGCGCCCAGGTCCTGGGCCTCGCCAACGCTGGAAACGACTTCACCAATTCGCTGAAAGCCTTTGACGAGTTCGGCCTGTCAAAGACCATGAAACCTGCGGCGTTGCTGGCTTTCCTCAGCGACATCCATGCGCTCGGACTGAAAACCGCACAAGGTCTTTACCTGACGACCGGCTGGTATTGGGACCTCAACGACAAGACCCGCGCATTCTCAAAGCGTTACTTCGAAAAGACGAAGCGCGAACCCACCATGAACCAGGCCGCCTACTATTCCGCCACGCTCACCTATCTCAACGCGGTCAAGGCCGCCAACAGTACCGACCCGGACAAGGTGATGGCCGAACTTCACAAGACGACAATCGACGACATGTTCGCGAGTGGCGGCAAGATCCGTGCGGATGGCCTGATGGAACACGAGATGTACATCATGCAGGTCAAGAAGCCGGAGGAGTCGAAATATCCCTGGGACTACTATCGTCTTGTGCAGACCATGTCGGGCGAGGAAGCGTTTGGAAAGCCTGGCGACTCGGCTTGCCCTTTGGTTACGCACTGA